The following are encoded together in the Chiloscyllium plagiosum isolate BGI_BamShark_2017 chromosome 19, ASM401019v2, whole genome shotgun sequence genome:
- the LOC122559455 gene encoding aldo-keto reductase family 1 member D1-like isoform X1, whose amino-acid sequence MDLTPQNHRIHLNDGNSIPIIGLGTYSTPKTTAKGACYEAVKIAIDVGYRHFDGALVYGNEDEIGRAIHEKIADGTVTREDLYYCGKLWNTFHPPQLVRSSLEKSLKLLKFDYIDLYLIELPLAFKPGDVFYPRDENGKYLYHPTDLCATWEALEALKDAGLVKSIGVSNFNRRQLELILNKPGLKYKPVVNQIECHPYFTQPKFKEICDSHGIVIVGYSPLGTCRDSLWVNVKIPSLLDDPVLNSIAAKYKKTSAQVALRFQLQRNIIVIPKSFNPERIKQNFEIFDFSLTSEEMKIVSNLNRNERYVELLMWKDHPEYPFNDLY is encoded by the exons ATGGATCTAACACCACAAAACCATCGAATTCATTTAAACGACGGAAATAGCATTCCGATTATTGGGCTGGGAACATACTCTACACCCAAAACA ACTGCCAAAGGTGCGTGTTATGAAGCGGTAAAAATCGCGATTGATGTAGGATACCGACACTTTGACGGAGCCTTGGTTTACGGTAACGAAGATGAAATCGGAAGAGCCATTCACGAGAAGATTGCTGACGGTACAGTGACACGTGAGGACCTCTATTACTGTGGCAAG CTGTGGAACACCTTTCACCCACCGCAACTGGTACGATCCAGCCTGGAGAAATCCCTCAAACTGTTGAAGTTTGATTACATCGACCTGTACCTTATTGAGCTTCCATTGGCATTTAAG CCGGGAGATGTGTTTTATCCCCGTGATGAAAATGGGAAGTATTTGTATCATCCAACTGACCTGTGTGCTACCTGGGAG GCCCTGGAAGCATTGAAAGATGCTGGTTTGGTCAAATCAATTGGGGTGTCGAATTTTAATCGCAGGCAGTTGGAGCTGATCCTGAACAAGCCTGGTCTAAAGTACAAGCCAGTGGTAAACCAG ATTGAATGTCATCCATATTTTACCCAGCCTAAGTTCAAGGAGATTTGCGACTCCCATGGAATTGTCATCGTGGGCTACAGCCCCCTGGGAACCTGTCGGGATTCCCTCTG GGTGAACGTTAAGATTCCCTCTCTGCTGGATGACCCTGTGTTAAACTCCATAGCAGCAAAATATAAGAAGACCAGTGCCCAGGTGGCCCTGCGTTTCCAGCTTCAGCGGAACATTATTGTCATTCCTAAAAGTTTTAACCCAGAGCGTATCAAACAAAACTTTGAG ATTTTTGACTTTTCTTTGACAAGTGAAGAAATGAAAATAGTTAGCAACCTCAACAGGAACGAACGATATGTGGAGCTTTTGAT GTGGAAGGATCACCCAGAATACCCATTTAATGATCTATACTAA
- the LOC122559455 gene encoding aldo-keto reductase family 1 member D1-like isoform X2, translated as MDLTPQNHRIHLNDGNSIPIIGLGTYSTPKTTAKGACYEAVKIAIDVGYRHFDGALVYGNEDEIGRAIHEKIADGTVTREDLYYCGKLWNTFHPPQLVRSSLEKSLKLLKFDYIDLYLIELPLAFKALEALKDAGLVKSIGVSNFNRRQLELILNKPGLKYKPVVNQIECHPYFTQPKFKEICDSHGIVIVGYSPLGTCRDSLWVNVKIPSLLDDPVLNSIAAKYKKTSAQVALRFQLQRNIIVIPKSFNPERIKQNFEIFDFSLTSEEMKIVSNLNRNERYVELLMWKDHPEYPFNDLY; from the exons ATGGATCTAACACCACAAAACCATCGAATTCATTTAAACGACGGAAATAGCATTCCGATTATTGGGCTGGGAACATACTCTACACCCAAAACA ACTGCCAAAGGTGCGTGTTATGAAGCGGTAAAAATCGCGATTGATGTAGGATACCGACACTTTGACGGAGCCTTGGTTTACGGTAACGAAGATGAAATCGGAAGAGCCATTCACGAGAAGATTGCTGACGGTACAGTGACACGTGAGGACCTCTATTACTGTGGCAAG CTGTGGAACACCTTTCACCCACCGCAACTGGTACGATCCAGCCTGGAGAAATCCCTCAAACTGTTGAAGTTTGATTACATCGACCTGTACCTTATTGAGCTTCCATTGGCATTTAAG GCCCTGGAAGCATTGAAAGATGCTGGTTTGGTCAAATCAATTGGGGTGTCGAATTTTAATCGCAGGCAGTTGGAGCTGATCCTGAACAAGCCTGGTCTAAAGTACAAGCCAGTGGTAAACCAG ATTGAATGTCATCCATATTTTACCCAGCCTAAGTTCAAGGAGATTTGCGACTCCCATGGAATTGTCATCGTGGGCTACAGCCCCCTGGGAACCTGTCGGGATTCCCTCTG GGTGAACGTTAAGATTCCCTCTCTGCTGGATGACCCTGTGTTAAACTCCATAGCAGCAAAATATAAGAAGACCAGTGCCCAGGTGGCCCTGCGTTTCCAGCTTCAGCGGAACATTATTGTCATTCCTAAAAGTTTTAACCCAGAGCGTATCAAACAAAACTTTGAG ATTTTTGACTTTTCTTTGACAAGTGAAGAAATGAAAATAGTTAGCAACCTCAACAGGAACGAACGATATGTGGAGCTTTTGAT GTGGAAGGATCACCCAGAATACCCATTTAATGATCTATACTAA